A genomic region of Brevibacillus sp. JNUCC-41 contains the following coding sequences:
- a CDS encoding phosphotransferase family protein, with protein sequence MEHLLGQEWDISPAGGATGEAFIAEKEGQKLFLKRNSSPFLAVLSAEGIVPKLMWTKRLENGDVITAQHWMEGRELSQQEMNNIRVAKLLQKIHQSDPLLSMLKRLGKSPLRPESILTDIETGLSSDVTDIPIIKQAIHFLQNNLLLIECDEKVVCHCDVNHNNWLMTETDGLFLIDWDGAVIGDPAIDLGILLYSYVPREEWNQWLARYGKKLDAGLEMRMKWHTVSQLVLSIQWHHRRKRYEERNELLQKLEALLMVG encoded by the coding sequence TTGGAACATTTATTAGGTCAGGAGTGGGATATATCCCCTGCCGGAGGAGCTACGGGGGAAGCCTTTATTGCCGAGAAAGAGGGGCAGAAGCTCTTCCTTAAACGAAATTCATCGCCATTTTTAGCTGTTCTTTCGGCAGAGGGCATTGTTCCAAAGTTAATGTGGACAAAACGCCTGGAAAATGGGGATGTAATTACGGCCCAGCATTGGATGGAAGGCAGGGAGCTATCTCAGCAGGAAATGAACAATATAAGAGTCGCAAAGCTGCTTCAAAAAATTCATCAATCCGATCCTTTGTTAAGCATGCTCAAAAGGCTTGGGAAATCCCCTTTACGACCTGAAAGTATACTTACAGACATAGAAACCGGGTTATCTTCGGATGTTACGGATATTCCGATTATCAAGCAGGCCATCCATTTTTTACAGAATAATCTCCTGTTGATTGAATGCGACGAAAAAGTCGTCTGTCATTGTGATGTGAACCATAATAATTGGCTCATGACCGAAACCGACGGATTGTTCCTGATTGATTGGGATGGAGCGGTCATTGGCGATCCCGCCATTGATCTCGGCATACTCCTGTATTCTTATGTCCCAAGGGAAGAATGGAATCAATGGCTTGCCCGTTACGGCAAGAAACTTGACGCAGGCCTGGAGATGAGGATGAAATGGCACACGGTTTCACAACTTGTGCTTTCCATCCAATGGCATCATCGAAGAAAGCGTTACGAGGAAAGAAATGAATTACTGCAAAAGCTGGAAGCATTATTGATGGTTGGCTGA
- a CDS encoding diacylglycerol/lipid kinase family protein — MNIAKLHPACDLNGKPIITKQKEMSMPRLNETVYFIVNPMAGNEESLKIWKKAEEILKSKAVPHEVFFTREKGHALRLTKEILSGTNQDTRVIAVGGDGTINEMINGASDFPHAIIGSIAAGSGNDYVRGIQKTESVEEALSLFQDNAFRAIDIGRYETNGKAGYFVNCLGMGIDAEISDEAERSALKKWFNFVRAGKLIYLFIFIKKIFTYKPSSMELIIDGDRHLLKKVWFIVIANQPYFGGGMKISPMSKLDDDRLNVIAVHDITLLKLLTVFITVFWGGHLNMKNVDSFSGKIIKMKNQGSVKIQSDGEIVGTHEVAAVVLKEKIRVMFKDDNPYKNMK, encoded by the coding sequence TTGAATATTGCCAAACTACATCCAGCCTGCGACCTGAATGGGAAGCCGATTATAACCAAACAGAAGGAAATGAGCATGCCGCGCCTTAATGAAACGGTATATTTCATTGTCAATCCAATGGCTGGAAATGAAGAAAGTTTGAAGATTTGGAAAAAAGCCGAGGAAATACTGAAATCAAAAGCTGTTCCCCATGAGGTGTTCTTTACACGTGAAAAGGGGCATGCGCTAAGATTGACGAAGGAAATTCTATCAGGGACGAATCAGGATACCAGGGTGATCGCTGTCGGGGGAGATGGCACGATTAATGAAATGATAAATGGCGCCAGTGATTTCCCTCACGCTATCATCGGCTCCATTGCGGCTGGATCCGGCAATGATTATGTAAGGGGCATTCAAAAAACGGAGAGTGTGGAAGAAGCTCTTTCTTTATTTCAGGATAATGCCTTCCGTGCCATTGATATTGGACGGTACGAGACGAATGGCAAGGCGGGTTATTTCGTGAACTGCCTGGGAATGGGCATTGATGCTGAAATATCCGATGAAGCAGAACGTTCCGCTCTGAAAAAATGGTTTAATTTTGTCAGGGCGGGTAAATTAATTTATCTGTTCATTTTTATAAAAAAGATATTTACTTATAAGCCCAGCAGCATGGAATTGATCATTGATGGGGATCGGCATCTTTTGAAAAAGGTATGGTTCATTGTTATTGCGAACCAGCCCTACTTTGGCGGTGGGATGAAAATTTCACCGATGTCGAAGCTGGATGATGACAGGTTGAACGTGATTGCGGTCCATGATATTACTTTGTTGAAGTTATTGACCGTCTTCATCACCGTTTTTTGGGGCGGTCACCTAAACATGAAAAATGTTGATTCTTTTTCCGGTAAAATAATAAAAATGAAGAATCAAGGGTCAGTAAAAATCCAGTCTGATGGGGAAATTGTTGGTACGCATGAAGTAGCTGCAGTGGTTCTGAAAGAGAAAATCCGCGTCATGTTCAAGGATGATAACCCATACAAAAATATGAAATGA
- a CDS encoding NERD domain-containing protein has protein sequence MAQLIKMQDYISRYEQDIYHYPTQFARLKKQQWDKLKAAYNAGELDRLYSEHTESETQVKFDPPQEESKGLLKKVKGIFYRTGKLEAEAEELLIPNQIEDPNVFSLRFPFRPASLDELKQNFLNQLLRFQMKWGSSTLREKSFVDQSFFLDERLRFFLQRFPDTFLVLYKPIFLLKNAPVEVEVILLTPVDAWCITFLEAEEDAAFIGSSERFWVRRHHKHPDKKVLNPLLGANRMTNIVSQLFELYEVNMPIKKVVLSRNGYVDYPEAPYDITMVDKRTFPEWFERMRAISSPLKAQQLKGAQALLEYCQTTSSLRPEWEADYNQTEGNEHAAP, from the coding sequence ATGGCACAGCTCATAAAGATGCAGGATTATATTTCCCGGTATGAGCAGGATATTTATCATTATCCAACACAATTTGCACGGTTGAAAAAACAGCAATGGGATAAATTGAAGGCTGCTTATAATGCGGGCGAGCTGGATCGGTTGTATAGCGAGCATACTGAAAGTGAAACACAGGTCAAATTTGATCCGCCTCAGGAAGAATCAAAGGGCCTGCTTAAAAAGGTGAAAGGCATATTCTACCGGACAGGGAAACTGGAGGCAGAGGCAGAAGAACTGCTAATACCGAACCAGATTGAAGATCCTAATGTTTTTTCATTAAGGTTTCCGTTCCGGCCGGCCAGCCTGGATGAATTAAAGCAAAATTTTTTAAATCAATTGCTCCGTTTTCAAATGAAATGGGGGAGTTCGACGCTTCGTGAAAAGTCATTTGTGGACCAATCATTCTTTTTGGATGAAAGGCTCCGCTTTTTTCTGCAGCGTTTTCCGGATACGTTTCTTGTATTATATAAACCTATCTTTCTATTGAAAAATGCGCCTGTTGAAGTCGAAGTCATTTTATTGACCCCTGTTGATGCTTGGTGCATCACTTTTCTGGAAGCGGAAGAAGACGCTGCTTTCATCGGTTCGAGTGAACGGTTCTGGGTCCGAAGGCATCATAAGCATCCAGATAAAAAAGTGCTTAACCCATTATTGGGTGCAAATCGGATGACGAACATCGTCTCCCAGTTATTTGAGCTATATGAAGTGAACATGCCGATTAAAAAGGTGGTTTTATCCCGGAATGGATATGTCGATTATCCCGAAGCACCTTATGATATTACGATGGTGGATAAACGGACCTTCCCGGAATGGTTTGAAAGGATGCGGGCTATATCGTCCCCTCTTAAGGCACAGCAGTTAAAAGGGGCACAGGCATTGCTTGAATATTGCCAAACTACATCCAGCCTGCGACCTGAATGGGAAGCCGATTATAACCAAACAGAAGGAAATGAGCATGCCGCGCCTTAA
- the thpR gene encoding RNA 2',3'-cyclic phosphodiesterase has product MNTHFFFALVLPDDIKAYLHAVTEQLKQDFPFKKWLHPADYHITMAFLGNAPDTLKEDALRRVENELANEASFGLELGDIGGFGKSESPRILWAGVKQQERLFAIQRKVYNSCIDAGFELDKKPFKPHITLARKFEGDSPFSLESVRQIANLEDKHFEAVQVALYQTHLGASPSYEKIFTINLLK; this is encoded by the coding sequence ATGAATACTCATTTTTTCTTTGCTTTAGTATTGCCTGATGATATTAAGGCTTATTTACATGCTGTTACGGAACAACTTAAGCAAGACTTTCCATTTAAGAAATGGCTGCATCCAGCCGATTATCATATTACGATGGCATTTTTGGGCAATGCTCCCGATACATTGAAAGAGGATGCTTTGAGGCGTGTGGAAAACGAGCTTGCCAACGAAGCCTCATTCGGCTTGGAACTCGGCGATATCGGCGGTTTTGGCAAGAGTGAGAGCCCAAGGATCCTATGGGCAGGCGTCAAGCAGCAAGAACGGCTTTTTGCCATTCAAAGGAAAGTCTATAATTCTTGTATCGATGCGGGTTTTGAACTTGATAAAAAGCCGTTCAAGCCTCATATTACGCTGGCAAGAAAATTCGAGGGGGATAGTCCCTTTTCGTTGGAGAGCGTTCGCCAGATAGCGAATTTGGAGGATAAGCATTTTGAAGCAGTACAGGTTGCGTTATATCAAACACATCTTGGAGCTTCCCCTTCATATGAAAAGATTTTCACGATAAACCTTCTAAAATAG
- a CDS encoding Nramp family divalent metal transporter encodes MSDVLHQSSSRGIKNLLPYLGPAFIAAVAYIDPGNYATNITAGSKYGYTLLWVIFASNLMAVLIQSLSAKLGIATGKNLPELCREKFSKKTSFLLWIQAEAVIMATDLAEFIGAALGIYLLFDLPLITSAIIAAIGSFAILEFQRRGYRTFEALITVMIFVVVIAFGAQVFYAKPDTSAVVLGLFTPKFEGVDSILLSAGMLGATVMPHAIYLHSSLTQRRIVGKNDLERKRIYRFELIDIVIAMLIAGAINAAMVIVSAALFHKNGILVEDLDVAYQQFGAILGPSVAMLFGIGLLFAGLSSSSVGVMTGDVVMQGFIKRHIPIYLRRVITTVPPLLIILWGVNPSKALVMSQIVLSFGIAFALVPLIMFTSNEKIMGRLVNHKITSSVAWLIAVLIIGLNLFLLYETLFS; translated from the coding sequence ATGTCCGATGTGTTGCATCAATCTTCTTCGAGAGGAATAAAAAATCTGCTTCCTTATCTAGGGCCTGCCTTTATAGCGGCTGTTGCCTATATTGATCCAGGGAATTATGCGACCAATATTACAGCCGGATCAAAATATGGCTATACGTTATTATGGGTGATCTTCGCATCCAATTTAATGGCTGTGCTAATCCAATCACTATCAGCTAAATTGGGAATAGCAACTGGAAAGAACCTTCCAGAGCTATGCAGGGAAAAGTTTTCAAAAAAAACATCTTTCTTATTATGGATTCAGGCCGAAGCCGTTATAATGGCAACCGACCTAGCTGAATTCATAGGAGCTGCACTAGGGATTTATTTGCTATTTGACTTACCGCTTATCACATCGGCAATAATTGCAGCAATTGGTTCCTTTGCCATTCTGGAATTCCAGCGCAGAGGTTATCGAACTTTCGAAGCTCTGATCACGGTCATGATATTTGTCGTTGTGATAGCATTTGGCGCTCAAGTTTTTTATGCAAAACCTGACACTTCTGCCGTTGTTTTAGGACTCTTCACTCCAAAGTTCGAAGGAGTGGACAGTATTTTGCTATCGGCCGGTATGCTTGGAGCCACCGTTATGCCTCATGCGATCTACCTTCATTCTTCTTTGACTCAAAGAAGAATAGTCGGAAAAAACGATTTGGAAAGAAAAAGGATTTATCGTTTTGAGCTAATTGACATTGTCATCGCCATGTTGATTGCAGGCGCGATCAATGCCGCCATGGTCATAGTTTCAGCTGCACTATTTCATAAGAATGGAATACTTGTAGAGGACTTAGATGTTGCCTATCAACAATTCGGTGCGATACTTGGACCATCAGTCGCGATGCTCTTTGGAATAGGATTATTATTTGCCGGTTTATCCAGCTCATCCGTTGGTGTAATGACAGGTGATGTAGTCATGCAAGGATTCATTAAAAGGCATATACCGATTTATTTAAGAAGGGTCATTACCACCGTTCCGCCCCTGCTCATAATTTTATGGGGAGTGAACCCATCCAAAGCCCTTGTGATGAGCCAAATTGTACTCTCGTTTGGCATCGCGTTTGCCTTAGTGCCATTGATCATGTTTACAAGCAATGAAAAAATCATGGGCCGCCTGGTCAATCATAAAATCACCTCAAGCGTCGCTTGGCTTATAGCCGTACTAATCATAGGACTGAACTTGTTCCTGCTTTACGAAACACTGTTCAGCTAA
- the dat gene encoding D-amino-acid transaminase, with product MGKIIFNGDLKSRSEVKLDIEDRGYQFGDGVYEVIRVYNGELFAGDMHLNRLMDSAKLIQMKVPFTEAEIKARMEELIAEDQLRDGIVYMQLTRGVSPRTHSFPTAEVEPVFVAYTKEMPYTGKIKPGVKAVTTDDIRWMRCNIKSLNLLGNIMAKQQAVEAGCDEAIQHRDGTVTEGSSSNVSIVVDGLLKTHPATNLILNGITRQVMLKLCAEHGIPYVEEAFTVEDMMAADEVLYTSTSVEVTPIINIDGQSIAAGEPGPITKRLQKLFYGEIEKQCGSVK from the coding sequence ATGGGGAAAATCATTTTTAACGGCGACCTTAAAAGCAGGTCCGAAGTAAAGCTAGATATTGAAGACAGGGGATATCAATTCGGAGATGGCGTCTATGAAGTCATCCGGGTTTATAATGGCGAATTATTTGCGGGGGATATGCATCTGAACCGGCTGATGGACAGTGCGAAGTTGATACAGATGAAAGTTCCCTTTACTGAAGCGGAAATCAAAGCCCGCATGGAAGAGCTGATCGCTGAAGATCAACTGAGGGACGGTATCGTCTATATGCAGCTGACAAGGGGCGTATCTCCGCGTACACACTCATTTCCGACTGCTGAGGTGGAACCGGTCTTTGTTGCCTATACCAAGGAAATGCCTTATACAGGGAAAATCAAGCCAGGGGTCAAGGCTGTTACCACCGACGATATACGCTGGATGCGCTGTAATATCAAGAGTTTAAATCTACTGGGTAATATAATGGCTAAACAGCAAGCGGTAGAAGCCGGCTGTGATGAAGCCATCCAGCATCGTGATGGTACGGTGACGGAGGGAAGTTCGTCAAATGTCTCAATCGTGGTGGATGGGCTACTTAAAACGCATCCGGCCACAAACTTGATCCTGAATGGAATTACCCGTCAGGTGATGCTGAAACTTTGCGCTGAACATGGGATTCCATATGTCGAGGAAGCCTTCACCGTCGAGGACATGATGGCAGCCGACGAAGTCCTTTATACAAGCACAAGCGTTGAAGTGACACCAATTATTAATATCGATGGCCAATCGATTGCAGCCGGGGAACCCGGTCCGATAACCAAAAGACTGCAGAAACTGTTTTATGGGGAAATCGAGAAGCAATGCGGTTCCGTTAAATAA